The genomic interval GCGATCGTACCCTCCGGCGACGATGAAGGTCCCCTTGAACGCCTTCCTCATCGGCAGCAGCTTGTGAGGGATCTTCAACTTGCCGTCCACCATCTCCATCCTCGGCTCTAGCATGTGGCAGTAGAGGATGCCGTGCTTGTTGAGCTCCTCGACGACGCGCAAGGCGAGCGCCTCCGGTTCGGAGTCCCAGCAGTCCATGAAGTCCAAGAACGGCGACAGCCGGATCCCGACTCTGTCGGCTCCGATCTCGTCGGCCACCGCCTCCACCACCTCCGACGCGAACCGGCAGCGGTTGGCTATGCTGCCGCCGTACTCGTCGGTGCGGTCGTTGCAGCTGTCCTTCAGGAACTGCTCGATCAAGTAGCCATTGGCCCCGTGGATCTCCACTCCATCGAAGCCTGAATCCAGCGAAAGGCTTAATTAACGGCGCTCGGATTCAGCAATCAAAACGCTTGAAGAATTGACGTACCAGCTTCAATGGCGTTCCTGGCGGCGGCCCTGAACCAGTCGACGATTTCAGGGATCTCCTCGATGCTCAGCCGGCGAGGACGAGAGTAGACTTCGTTGCCCTCGGGCAGTGCTTCGATCGGAATCTGCTTGTCGCTGCTGGAGATCGGATCTTGACCATTCGGCTGGTAACCATTGTGGGAAACTCTCCCAACGTGCCAGAGCTGGCAGAAGAGCACGGCGCCCTTTGCATGAACAGCATCCACAATTGGCCTCCATGCCTCCACTTGCTCTTTCGTCCACACTCCAGGAGTCTCTGGGTATCTGCAAATGAATTGTGAATCACTTAATTAAACATGGGcgaatataattgatcaatggaATTGGGGATAGAAGTCTACCCTTGAGCAGTGTCTGAGACCCCTGTTGCCTCTGTGATCAGGAGACCTCCGTTGGTGGCTCTCTGGGAGTAGTAGAGAACAGCATGAGGCTGAGGAACGTTGCCGTAAGATCTGCATCTTGTCATTGGGGCCATAGCGATCCTGTTTGAACAAAAATATACTGATCAGTAACACAAATAATCCTAGATAATTCAGTAacacaagaaagaaagaaagaaagaatctAACTGACCTGTGAGGGAGGTCGAACTTCCCCATCTTGTAGGGAGTAAGAAGAGGAATGGATTCCATTCTTGAATGGCAGAAGAGAATGCTGAGTACGAGATCAAAATATTATTAGCCCTCTTTCGGTGATGAAAGGATGCGATCAGTGCTGGGCATTTATTAGCTGCAGAGTGGTTGACCAAACAAGAAAGTCAGTTCACTGTTCATGGTCAGAGATCCTGCAGGATTAttggtttttattttgtttacttCATGGGTTAAGAACTTGGACTTGGCTTAGTTGGCCACAGTATCTGGACACTTTTAGAAGGCCGTCGTATCACCTGAGAATCTTGTTCTTGCAATTTTATACTCCAAAATGATTGTTTAATCTTATGGGGTTGTTAGTGGATACAAAGcatgatttaattaaaaaaagttttttcttttgtttagttGCATCTTCAAACAGCACCCAGCTCAGAATATATTCGGAGAATCAAtaccagttttttttttttttaagataagaaGATATTTATCTCCTTTttgtgaatttaaaataataaaactgGTGGACATGAGAGAAGTACAGGATGGATGCATGCAAAGTTAACGTCACAATTGGATCTTGCAGTCGTATGTGATTTGATCACGAGTGATCAAAGTTGAAACGTTTTGCTCATAAAAAAtcagcttttttttttttactattcttattttagtttaaaaaataagaaaatttacctACAGCCcatcataatttaaattttacaattcccgtatctataaaaaaaaaaaaaaaactaactttatTCCTACTCCTCAATCAAAAATAATATCAAATTACCTAATTACctctcatatttttttaattaaaaaatctaaaaattaatataatttattataaatttaacctaatatattttctatcaaattgagcatgattttttTCCATCTATTCTAGTATATGATTGCAATTTACGAGTGGATATGCAATTTCACAATTTAAACTTTACTTGTAGTCcccatttccaaaaaaaaaaaactttgttccTACTCTCTAATCAAATATAATGGACACCAAATTACTTAATTACCTCTCctattttttaagtaaaaaagtagtataatttttcttaaatttagtACATTAAATATAgaatcttatatattttttattaaattaagcgCGACTCCTTTTCTACCTCTACCTCAAttgaaagaaaaatatactagattttttctttaaatgatgctcAATTGGATAAAAACTATACTAAATTctctttaaataatattaaatttaagaagaattatattaAGCGCGAAAAAAATCATActcaattttataaaaaaatatattcaattttagttaaaagtactgaattaaaaaaaaattatactcattttttttatatttttacttaaaaaatatgAGGATAATTAGataacaatatttgcatgagagaATTGAAGTAAAAAATATTATACTCATTCTAACTCACCATagcatatttatattttaaaaaatattttttttattacaacgTTAACTATTACAACATAAATACCTTAACTATAGTCCATAATTGAcacataattactataatatttaGGGTAAATTTTTAAGTAGTTGTAAAATGTTTCACTTGTTAATATTATattcataattactataatatttgTGGTCAATTTTTTAGTGGGTTCGCTCGTTAATATTATatccataattattataatatttagaATCAACTTTTAATGGGTATAAAATATCTCACCCGTTAATATTATATTGTGACAATTCCTAATACTAACTGATTAATATTATATTGTGATAATTATGAATTGCAGATAGTTTGTTTAttatcaatattatattataataattataggaTGATAACTATTAAGTTCTCATAACTACTATATATagtaaaaaataaagatatttctgaaaataaaataaattaagatgGACTAAAATACTATTTtggtaataaataaatatttttttggcAATTCGAATAAAAAAAACCTCCTTTTAACTTTTTGTCTTGggcattttcaaaattaatttcttaattgatGAATTGTCAAAAACGACGTCAACATGATCTCATCGAGTGTTTTAGttttaaagaaataattttatattaaataattgcAGCGGCGGCCGCCCTCCCGCTCCATGGACTTTTCTACTCCTtttatgctttttttttttttttgttgaatcaATAAAAATTGTCAATTGTCTGCATTTTTGTTCTTATTTTGTTGAAAATATAAGATTGTCAACATTTTGATTATTCTCTTTGAATTAATAACATTTCCCAATCCTTCAAAGGACATTCGATCTGAGAATTtcccaaaaataaagaaataaataatcaaacctgatttgattttaaaaataataaaaaaacaactaAATTATATCTAAATTAGCATCAATTAATAATGACCTAATTTTTAATATCTTTGGGTAATGAATAAGTAATTATTAAATTAAGATAATATGATTTCTAATGTATTATTCAAAAATGTTTGTCAAATAAATATTTGTTAGGAGATAAGATCCTTTAGTccataattttatctttttttggTCTCTTTTGTAATTTGTACATTGGATCACGGTCAAAATCTGACCCAAATTAACTGTGATCTTTTCTAGTTTCACCTTCTCATCTAGGTTATAGTTTGAATTGAGACAAGCAGCCGAAGGTCAACGGCGGTGGGTAGACCACCCTGGTAGGTGCCATATAGTCGCATGACTTGATCCAAACTATAATCTAGATTGGAAGATAAACCTAGGGAAGATCATAGTTAATTTTAATCGGATTCTGACTGTGATCCGATGTATAAATTAATGAAGGGATCAAGAAAAAATTAGGAAGGATGGAAGTAGGGGCGTAGCCACATGGACGAGAGGGGGGTGCAACCGCCCCTCTcacattttgttaaaatattaatattatatatttgaaagTTTTCATCATCACTTTGAATGGTTGATTCATCACTATTCATTGTCAAAAATTACAATTGATCACATATTTGAAAAGCTCACGATTTAAGCTATCCATTATAACACTTTTACTAGGAAATATCACGACTTAAAATattaagtattgaattttaaaaataaaatatataataataaatggatGAACTAAATCGTAGGACAAGAAGTGAAAacgctaaattaaaattgaatcagGTTCGAACTAACTCCAATAGGTAGATGCGGAAATAAGGATTATGTTGGGTCAAAAAAGAATTGATATGGAGTTGATTTAATTAAGTAATAGCTGAACCAAGTTTAAGGTTTAAACGAGGTCGATCGATTTAAAACAAATTAGGATAGTTTTTTTAATAaactttctatttctttttttttcacttttttctttATAAGCATGTTGCAATCCTGACTTGTTTTACCTCATGTCACCACTCCGTCCATccatctcttttattttttctctacCTCTTCTTCCCCATTTGCTTCTTCTCCAATAGTAGTAAACTTAccatttttcctctcctcatctcgAGCACAAgagttctcttttcttctccgatAAGCAAGACATGCAGCATCAGCTAGTGCCCTCTTTCGACAACAAGAGTAGCCCTCAgctttcacatcttcttcctcttctcgtgtttttaagattttattggtAACACAAGAATAGTCATATTTTTTTTTGCCTTACTCTCTTTGTGTCATTGGCAAACTCACTGAAACTAGTCTAAGGTTGTTAATAAATAAGGTACAATTATCCTCTTTTGCTTCTTCATCTCTatattttcttctctattttgcTCAAAAGCAATGATATTCCAAGAGGAGTAAATTATTCATTTCATCTTTAATGTTTcattaattgaagaagagttgtaaagtataaattttattttattaggttaatAATTAGGATGATTATTTAGattacaatgaaggtctcatttGTAGAAAtactaaatattataaaaaagtgagataacaaatgatttttcaacTTTGAGTTATATATAAGATTTGAGGATCGACATATTATTATTTCAACTAGAATCAAGGGTCATGGTCgaagttttcaaatttaagtttgtTTCAACtccttaaatttgaaatttaggcTTATGaatgataaaaatatatttacatagatatttgaaatttttgaaaattgtccCTCCTAATAAAAAATTCTGACTACGTCACTGGATGGAAGGACCTGAACTTGATTGTTAGTGCATGCGATGCTCTTTTAAATCGAAGTTTTTAtcaaagtttattttttattcaattcattgtcaatatataatttttattaggaTAAATTTTATGGAAATACTCGTGCTAAATTATGCCAATACTAGTGCTTACTTATGTATTAGATAAATATGAACGAGGAGAGGAAGAATAATGTCTTAATCTATTGTAAGCAGTCGAAATTGAAATAAACTGATTTGATGTCCTAATTGGTTGACTTGAAATGTTAGGCATGTCAAAGTCAACGCTCCAACATTAAAAAACGGAAGATAGAAAGTTGACATTTGCAACTCGAGATATGTCAATGATGCCGTGAGGGAGACGTCAGCATATCGATTATACATTTTTGTATTTGATTTGAGTTAAATTATgtcttaatattaatttttatcaaGTTAATGAGGGATTGAATTATTTCCATTCATCCCATGCCATTAAACTAAAAGTTTGATAAAAAATGATCAATTTTATGTATAATTAAATTtagtcagatttgatcaaaaatatttaattttcgtCGGTAATTATTTAATTCCTAAATTGATTTCCACATTTGATACCACTTAAATTAACCAACTGCGTAGAAATCAcgatgaaaaataatttccagTTTGACCGGAGAATTCGTTCCGATTTTCCATTGCGTGGCATGATTTTCAAAATATCCCTATgttttataattttgtttttgGGCCCCCTAAGTTTCGTAAACGTCATCCAGGCTCCAGCATCTCCGCCTAAATTgttttttctattaatttattgCTGACGCTAACCAATTGGTGCACTTTAATGTAATGTTCACAAACTTTGAGAAGGGGGCAAGTGAAAAATATCTGCTAATCAAAGCCATAGTCCCCTtattaaaaataaagagagacGTGCCGGCGAAGACCCCAAACTGCGCCTGTTATTGGCAGTTGTTTCCCTCTTCTCCAGACAATTTTCTTCAATTTAAGCAAATTTAATCCTTTTTGTTcttccttatttcttttcttcaCAACCACCCTTCGATCCTCATGGAGAGATCCATCATGCATCCATAACATATTTCCTTCTTCCTATTTGTGCATCAATGGCAGTTATTGATGCTGGGAAGAAGAGAAGCCGTTCTCTCTGCAATTTCCTCTCCTGCTTTGGCTTAACCCCCTTGCCGGAGACTGCCAAGTCGCATAAGTTTGTGCCGAAGAATAAGACGATGCCGGAGAGTGCCGTTGCCGCTGCCCCCGTTGCAGTCGCCGGCATCCAGCCAAAGGAGAAGAAGGCCAAGCCTGTCAAAATCCATCTTTAAATCCGAGaattaatacttaataaaactgaaGGGACGACGACGACAGCACGCAGGCTGCATTTTTATTAGAACAATTAGGAACGGAACGGAACAGAACAGAACAGAACTGAACTGGCACGAATAATCTAGGAAGAATCTTCAAGGGAAGGGTAATCGGTGTATCCGACGACCGGATCCTGAGTGTAGAAGGTGTTCCTGTCATACTTGTTCAGCGCCGCATCGAGCTCGAATCTCTTCGGCAAGTCGGGATTTGCCAAGAAATGCCGAGCATACGCCACCAGATCGGCGTAATCCTCGTCCACGACCTTGTTGCCCTCTTCGCGATCGTACCCTCCGGCGACGATGAAGGTCCCCTTGAACGCCTTCCTCATCGGCAGCAGCTTGTGAGGGATCTTCAACTTGCCCTCCACCATCTCCATCCTCGGCTCGAGCATGTGGCAGTAGAGGATGCCGTGCTTGTTCAGCTCCTCGACGACGTGCAAGGCGAGGGCCTCCGGTTCGGAGTCCCAGCAGTCCATGAAGTCCAAGAACGGCGACAGCCGGATCCCGACTCTGTCGGCTCCGATCTCGTCGGCCACCGCCTCCACCACCTCCGACGCGAACCGGCAGCGGTTGGCTATGCTGCCGCCGTACTCGTCGATGCGGTCGTTGCAGCTGTCCTTCAGGAACTGCTCGACCAAGTAGCCATTGGCTCCGTGGATCTCCACTCCATCGAAGCCTGAATCCAGCGAAAGGCTTAATTAACGGCGCTCGGATTCAGCAATCAAAATGCTCGAAGAATTGACGTACCAGCTTCAATGGCGTTCCTGGCGGCGGCCCTGAACCAGTCGACGATTTCAGGGATCTCCTCGGTGCTCAGCCGGCGAGGACGCGAGTAGACTTCGTTGCCCTCGGGCAGCGCTTCCATCGGAATCTGCTTGTCGCTGCTGGAGATTGGATCTTGACCATTCGGCTGGTAACCATTGTGGGAAACTCTCCCACCGTGCCAGAGCTGGCAGAAGAGCACTGCGCCCTTTGCATGAACAGCATCCACAATTGGCCTCCATGCCTCCACTTGCTCTTTCGTCCACACTCCAGGAGTCTCTGGGTATCTGCAAATGAATTGTGAATCACTTGATTAAACATGGGcgaatataattgatcaatggtATTGGGGATAGAAGTCTACCCTTGAGCAGTGTCTGAGACCCCTGTTGCCTCTGTGATCAGGAGACCTCCGTTGGTGGCTCTCTGGGAGTAGTAGAGAACAGCATGAGGCTGAGGAACGTTGCCGTAAGATCTGCATCTTGTCATTGGGGCCATGGCGATCCTGTTTGAACAAAAATATAATGATCAGTAACACAAATAATCCTAGATAATTCAGTAACACGAGCAAGAAAGAATCTAACTGACCTGTGAGGGAGGTCAAACTTCCCCATCTTGTAGGGAGTAAGAAGAGGGATGGTTTCCATTCTTTGTGCCACAATGGTTTCCATTCTTGAATGGCAGAAGAGAATGCTGAGAACGAGATCAAAATATTATTAGCCCTCTTTCGGTGATGAAAGGATGCGATCAGTGCTGGGCATTTATTAGCTCCAGAGTGGTTGACCAAAAAAGAAAGTCAGTTCACTGTTCATGGTCAGAGATCTTGCTGGATGATTGGTTTACGGTTAAGAAATTGGAGTCATGCTTCAATAATTAGAAATCATGTGTCAATCCTACTTAAATCTGTTATTTTAATCGATTTCGAATGATTTTAATTGATTTTGActgattttaaatgattttgatcgATTTTAATGGTTTTGacagatttatttattttctttgagTTTAATGATGAACCAGATCAGATCAAGAATTGGTTCACGATTCAACCGATCGGACCGGTCCGATTTTCTCAATACGGCTTTTAGAAGGTCAACATATCACCTGAGAATCTTGTTCTTGCCATTTTATACTCCAAAATGATTGTTTAATCTTATGGGGTTTGTTAGTGGATACTGATACGGAGATGGTTTAGGGGAAGAAAATAGGAGGGAAAGAGAGGGggttgttggttgttactcggaaaatctaatggttttactgtataaaaattttgtacaaaagtctgaacctttcctaactatcatgtgttcttttaaattaaacttggatcgcctgcggaacttaacacgtttgttccaaagtttaatttacttgttcttttaggtttagacttggatctcctgcggaacttaacacgtttgatccaaatcacctaggttattaattccattaaatattaatttccaaaattggcttccaggactgcatggcgagacacatgaccttcttggatatggaaacaaccaccaccgcctagacaaaaccttttaaggaaagctaatatttaatttccttaaataactttaggtcaaccgaaaagaacaatcaaatcactaggaaaagaaaaacaaaagaacacaacatcgaaaacaaattcgaaatactagaatcgcatgcctcttgtatttggtatttttacatgaagataaaactagtatgatgcggaaattaaatactagtatacattttcttttacaagcaaaaacctctaggtcttctaccgtattcctcttctaacctcggacgttgtgtgagcaacgatcttccgagatgagaaaccaccaaagcaccttcttctcctccttacaaagttcggccacaacaagagcacctctaaagatgaagagattcaaccaaccaagctccaagggatgaaagctttctctccttcttctccaagctagaaaccggccaccacttgatctccaagagtaaaggaagtttcggccacaaggatggagagaagagaaaggatgaggccggccacaccaaggaagaaaagagagagaaaaaataatagagattgttcaccttgaaggctcccaaaaccccctcttttataatccttagctttggcaaataaggaaaatttaattacaataaaatttccttaactttccttgacatgaattaattaagaaaaattaaacaaaatttcctaatccttCATATCATGGTCGACTatctcatggagagcaaacaaggtaattttcaatcaacaattaaaattccttatttatcttcggaaattttttaaaaaataaaatttccaattaaaatcccttcatggttgataaaaagaaatttctataattttaatttttcaacatgtgaattatttataaagaagaaaaataaaatatccttccaatctacaaataaggaaagagatctaatctctttctttaatcttttgtagaaacttataaaagagatattttaatttttaatctctccaataaattatatcttccacataagaaaaatttaaaattaaaattcttttctaatttaatagggtcggccacctaagcttgggttcaagctagggccggccacccatggaccaaggcttggccgaccctagcttgatcctcaagctagcttggccgagccctacaacatgggtatgaaggcgggtataggtgggtatagtactctataaataagaggctacgatagggaccgagaggaggaattggttttggtctcccgataaaattaagcatcccgtgttcgccccgaacacacaacttaattttatcaataataattcattccactagagaactattattgaactaccgcaccaatcccaaattatatttttgggctccttcttattatgagtgtgttagtttccctgtgtttaagatgtcgaatgtccactaattaagtgagttactgacaactcatttaattaatatcttagtccaaaaatagtatcactcaaccttattgtcatgtcagactaagtccacctgcagggtttaacatgacaatccttatgagctcttcttggggacattatcaacttagatcactaggacacagtttccttctataatcaacaacacacactataagtgatatcatttcccaacttatcgggcttattaatttatcgaactaaatctcacccattgataaattaaagaaataaatatcaaatatatgtgcttgttattatattaggattaagagcacacacttccataataactgaggtctttgttcctttataaagtcagtataaaagaaacgtcctctgatggtcctactcaatacactctaagtgtactagtgtaattatatagttaagataaactaatacctaattacactacgaccttctaatggtttgtttctttccattttggtcgtgagctactgtttataatttataaggaactgataacattatcttctatatgtgacaccacatactatgttatctacaatataaattaattgaacaactacaaacaaatgtagataatttgaccaaatgtgattctttattcaaaataaatgtttacaaaagcttaggctttcagtatacactctaacaatctcccacttatactaatgactaagctgccatatctgctgccatacatctgattctcattccctccacatgccgatcgaaagcttttgctagaagggccttagtgaaaggatctgccaggttatctgctgatgcaatcttggcgatgacaacttctcctcgcttcacgatatctcgtatcaggtggtacttgcgctctatatgtttacttgccttatgagctcgtggttctttcgagtttgcaactgcaccgctattatcacaataaattgtgatgattttgggcaaaccaggaatcacatctaagtccattagaaagttcctgagccatactgcttctttagctgcctcagaggctgctacatactcagcttccatggttgagtccgaaacgtatttctgcttaacactcctccatgcaatggctccacctcctaaagtaaacacataacatgatgtagacttactgttgtccctatccgattggaaatcaaaatccgtacagggagcaaatcgtctgcttggtaaactagcatataatctctagtccttctcggtactttaatatatgctttaccacagtccaatgtccttgtccaggttactcgatatcgctaaccatgcccactaagaaacagatatcaggtctcacgtgcatacattaggcttcctacagccgaagcataaggaactgctttcatgtcctctatctcctttgatgtcttcagagacatctctttagatagagctactccatgcctaaaaggtaagaaacctttcttggaatcctgcatgctaaaacaagcaaggattgtatctatatatgaagcttgggacaaacacaacattcttttcttgcgatcccttataactttgatcccatgAATGTGTGCagaatctcctaagtccttcatatcaaattgtttggacaaccatacccttacgtccgataataccttgacattgttgtcaattaacaaaatatcatctacgtatagtacaagaaataccaccacgtttccgttacacttcttgtatacacaagactcatccggacactgaataaatatggattacttcattaaaccggctgttccaagaccttgaagcttgcttcagttcataaatggaccgattgagcttgcacactagatgctctttgcctttttcaatgaacccttctggttgcttcatatggatgttctcttcaagacttccattaaggaaagctgtcttgacatccttttgccaaatctcataatccatatgagcagcaatggataagagtatccggatagacttaagcatgactaccggtgaaaaggtctcctcataatcgattccctctttctgagtgtaccctttcgcaacaagcctagctttgaaggtttctaccttcccgtctgtccctcttttccttttgtagttcCACTTGCATccgacggcttttacaccatcaggtggttctacgagctcccagaccttattagagtacatagactctatttcagaattcattgccttttgccaagatgttgcatctatatcttggagtgcttcgtcatatgttcggggatcaggttcatgtttactcgggatcaagtccgaagactctcccaaaaacatgaatctctcaggttccctcacaactctcccactacgacgaggcatcgtctgtggttgtgtatcatgtgtgacacgtgttgcagtctcttgtggtacttcatcttgtactgttggtactaaagtagacgtgtcctctctaagttgttctaaaacaactttgctactgggcttgtgatccattatatagtcttcttctaaaaactgggcattggtgctaacaatgaccttctggttttTAGGAccataaaataaaccacctttttgttaggaccttcggatagcggct from Zingiber officinale cultivar Zhangliang chromosome 6B, Zo_v1.1, whole genome shotgun sequence carries:
- the LOC121992496 gene encoding putative 12-oxophytodienoate reductase 5; the protein is MESIPLLTPYKMGKFDLPHRIAMAPMTRCRSYGNVPQPHAVLYYSQRATNGGLLITEATGVSDTAQGYPETPGVWTKEQVEAWRPIVDAVHAKGAVLFCQLWHVGRVSHNGYQPNGQDPISSSDKQIPIEALPEGNEVYSRPRRLSIEEIPEIVDWFRAAARNAIEAGFDGVEIHGANGYLIEQFLKDSCNDRTDEYGGSIANRCRFASEVVEAVADEIGADRVGIRLSPFLDFMDCWDSEPEALALRVVEELNKHGILYCHMLEPRMEMVDGKLKIPHKLLPMRKAFKGTFIVAGGYDREEGNKVVDEDYADLVAYARHFLANPDLPKRFELDAALNKYDRNTFYTQDPVVGYTDYPSLEDSS
- the LOC121992497 gene encoding putative 12-oxophytodienoate reductase 5; translation: METIVAQRMETIPLLTPYKMGKFDLPHRIAMAPMTRCRSYGNVPQPHAVLYYSQRATNGGLLITEATGVSDTAQGYPETPGVWTKEQVEAWRPIVDAVHAKGAVLFCQLWHGGRVSHNGYQPNGQDPISSSDKQIPMEALPEGNEVYSRPRRLSTEEIPEIVDWFRAAARNAIEAGFDGVEIHGANGYLVEQFLKDSCNDRIDEYGGSIANRCRFASEVVEAVADEIGADRVGIRLSPFLDFMDCWDSEPEALALHVVEELNKHGILYCHMLEPRMEMVEGKLKIPHKLLPMRKAFKGTFIVAGGYDREEGNKVVDEDYADLVAYARHFLANPDLPKRFELDAALNKYDRNTFYTQDPVVGYTDYPSLEDSS